The proteins below come from a single Halomonas binhaiensis genomic window:
- a CDS encoding DMT family transporter has protein sequence MADYAAAVIHRKAGASTMQAQTPHPYPSIWHGTGAALLAVVLWALIPLLVTSAEGLPPLRLSTLALLAGALATLPMARRRRRGESDQPLGQGLVVYAGVSLLIAVAVGGCFMSFSLAPTAEAALIAYTWPVFFLLASQWLTTRRLTLTTLIGALLAFSGAALLVAPQALASGLSGPWHGYLLALAAALCWALYSLACQVPAYRLSQRLPHLLLIASLITGAASLALEGMSAMPSPTALLATAVLGLGPYGIAMLAWERALQAPQAQRLGNLAHAVPVLATLFLMLAGVTAPDWRLPIAAGLVVWGSIVASAGAKASARRLSNKRPEMDIDLQDDPAQLH, from the coding sequence ATGGCTGATTATGCTGCTGCCGTCATCCACCGGAAAGCAGGAGCTTCGACCATGCAGGCCCAGACGCCCCATCCCTATCCCTCCATCTGGCACGGCACCGGCGCCGCCCTGTTGGCAGTGGTGTTGTGGGCGCTGATCCCCCTGCTGGTGACTTCAGCCGAGGGGCTGCCGCCGCTGCGGCTCTCCACCCTGGCACTGTTGGCCGGTGCCCTGGCAACCCTGCCCATGGCGCGCCGACGCCGCCGAGGCGAATCCGATCAACCGCTCGGCCAGGGGCTGGTGGTCTACGCTGGAGTCTCCCTGCTGATTGCGGTGGCGGTGGGCGGTTGCTTCATGAGCTTTTCCCTCGCCCCGACCGCCGAAGCGGCCCTGATTGCCTATACCTGGCCGGTGTTCTTCCTGTTGGCGAGCCAGTGGTTGACCACAAGGCGCCTGACACTGACCACGCTTATCGGCGCCTTGCTGGCATTTTCGGGCGCGGCCTTGCTGGTCGCTCCCCAAGCGCTGGCGAGCGGTCTTTCCGGACCTTGGCATGGCTATCTGCTGGCACTGGCCGCCGCCCTGTGCTGGGCGCTCTATTCCCTGGCTTGCCAGGTCCCGGCTTATCGCCTCAGCCAGCGCCTGCCACACCTGCTGCTGATCGCCAGCCTGATCACCGGTGCCGCCAGCCTGGCGCTCGAAGGAATGAGCGCCATGCCTTCACCCACGGCACTGCTGGCCACTGCCGTGCTCGGTCTCGGCCCTTACGGCATCGCCATGCTGGCATGGGAACGAGCCCTGCAGGCACCCCAGGCCCAGCGCCTGGGCAACCTGGCCCACGCGGTGCCGGTGCTGGCCACCCTGTTCCTGATGCTGGCCGGAGTGACCGCACCAGACTGGCGCCTGCCGATAGCCGCCGGCCTGGTGGTATGGGGCAGCATCGTCGCCAGCGCCGGAGCCAAAGCCAGCGCACGGAGACTCAGCAACAAACGGCCAGAGATGGATATCGACTTGCAGGATGACCCCGCCCAGCTACATTGA
- a CDS encoding ester cyclase, with protein sequence MNSDELSARYRGYIECLNQQDWDSLGRYVSENVSHNGKTLGLSGYRAMLEGDFAAIPDLYFNVALLVSQPPHIASQLVFNCTPTGMLFGLPVNGKPVQFEENVFYEFDEDGKIQNVWSIIDKGAIAEQI encoded by the coding sequence ATGAACAGCGACGAACTGTCGGCCCGCTATCGCGGTTATATCGAGTGCCTGAACCAACAGGACTGGGACAGCCTGGGGCGCTATGTCAGCGAGAACGTCAGCCACAATGGCAAAACCCTGGGGTTGAGCGGCTACCGTGCCATGCTGGAAGGAGATTTTGCGGCCATTCCGGATCTTTACTTCAACGTCGCCCTGCTCGTCTCACAGCCCCCACACATCGCCAGCCAATTGGTGTTCAACTGCACACCCACCGGCATGCTGTTCGGGCTGCCGGTCAACGGCAAGCCCGTACAATTCGAAGAGAATGTGTTCTATGAATTCGATGAGGATGGAAAGATCCAGAACGTCTGGTCGATCATCGACAAGGGTGCCATTGCAGAGCAGATATGA